Sequence from the Ziziphus jujuba cultivar Dongzao chromosome 9, ASM3175591v1 genome:
CAATTCATAccagcaaaaagaaaagaaaaacaataacagGAACTACTTAATTCTGAAAACCAATAATTACCACTAAACAAGAGACCAGGATTACCCTAATGGAGAAAAACTTAACATGCCCATGATTCCAGCCAAGTAACATAACAAGTGCAACAACAACATAATTCCAGCTTCATAGTGAGAGCTTAATAATGTCATAAACATTAttccaatgtatatatattattagcatGATGCTTTAAAATTATCCATCACTAACATATAGACATATCTTTTTATGCCATCTTAAGCAAATTCATTTTTcagttttctcttttcttttcttttttttttctttttttttcttttttttttttctttttccttaccCCCAGTTATAGCTGCTCTCCTTCTTCATGAAACCATGCAGTTTGTTTGCACCTCAAACtggtttcaaaaggaaaaaggtaTAAATAGGTTTTTTTTGGGATCCCAATTGTTGAGTTTAGTGATACAGTAGCAAGACAATTATATTTAAGCACTTGGATATCCAGATCAGTCTTCTTTCATGTTCAGCAATCCTGTAGTCTTACAGATAGGGCAGAGATTCTTCTGCATGAGCCATTGTTTGATGCAGTTGGTGTGGAAGTCATGCCCACATTCTAGTGTTCCAATATCATCTCCACCATCATATTCCTCCTGCCAAAACAAGGATTCAAGCAAGGTTGACAATAACTAAAGACAACTGAAATGAAGCCATTATAGGAGTTCCCTAATTTTTCTGTTCAGGCCAAAAGTCTTGCATTTTTAAGCTCACATGATAGGCTACAAAAAGCTCATACCTGACAGATACAGCACGGTTCCATGTCTGGTGGGGAATTTGTTCTAATCAATACATATTTTCGCTGTTTCATCAACTTCAGAATGATCTCCTCGCTCAATCCAGTGCTAACATCTCCTATGCGTTCCTCCAATGCCAAAAGTTCCTATTATCCCAACAGCGAAGTTAGGGGCAGAATATTCAACCAGCAAAGTCACGGGAAAAATTTCCAAGTGTAAGGATAGTTACAAGGAATTTCCTTCCTTAACCCTCATGGTGTATTTGCATTTGAAAACAATGATAATGTACTGGTACATCCCACATCAACTCGATTgagaaagaaattattttttaaaaagaattagtTTGGTACACACAGCTCTTTTTTTACCAccatgtatatgtatgtaggTGCACTGTAATGTATATTCCTCCAAACAGGTATTGACCTAACTATTATCCAAAGAATATGGTATTGAGCAAACTATTTGCAGCTTCTTACCTCATAAGACATATTGTCAACATCAAGGCGCATATCTCTGTGCCTGTCATGCATTTCGGCCATACCATGATATATGAATGGATCAAAGAGCATATAATCCTGACATATTACCATATTTGGGTCAGTTGCTAGTAACAAAACGACAGAATCAGTGTTAACAAGCAAGAAGCTCAGCACATTATCTCCTTCATCAACAAAAAACTTCAGCGCACCTAACTATATGATCACCAACAAAATCCATAAAACCTTCTTAAATATGCAAGTCTGCACACGCAGCATGGTTgaattgatccaaaaattgagaaattatatatataatggtatGGTACTCTTGGATAAAGTCCAATTATGCAAATTATAAATTGGCAGCTAAAGAACAGAAGAAGACAACCATTTTCTAATTTTGCTAACCTATAAACAAAGTATATGCAAGAATAAGCAACCGTGATTCTTACAGGCAATCTAACTATGAActgcaaagaaaatatttatttaacctAAGACAAATAGCTATATTCTAATTACTGCACACATATCAAGAAAAGTGAACACAGTTATAAGGAACTCTTGGCAATATCAAATTAAGTGTAAAGTCAAAAAGTTCAAACCTCAACTCTTAAGTTTTCACCCCTACGCATAGCATTCAAGACTTGTCGAATCTGTTAAAATGGCACAAATATTGTTAGTCCCAATATTAATGCTTCAGTTACTAAAGTAAGATGCTATCAATCAGTTTTGACAGAGACTGAAAGAATGCAAATCAACATGATtgagaaataaaaatcaaacatgGTATAGACAATATCATGCAAAATTAAACAGTGCAAATGTAACTATAATTCTGATTGAGCGAATGTGACTACAACTTCCATTCAAAGTTACTTGTAATTTGGATTGACCAAAATACTTCTAAGAAACAGATGGAAGACGTCTCCAAAGATTTAAAAGTTACACGGAAAAGCAATTTACTACAGCAGGAATTAGGTATGACTCGTTCATTTTAGCTACATTTTAAGCAGTTTACCTAGACTTGTtgcaaacataaaaataaaccaACATCCACTAAAACCACAAGCTTGTGCCATTGTTGAGCTTACCCTTTGGGACCGTATTGTTGGTTAAGTTGACTATTAATCCATCAAAATTAAGTGACTTATAtctaatttgtttcttttcaaACTTCAAACTTACTTCAAAAAGATATCTGATATCCATCATATCTATGCTTTCCTCAAATTTAAAGGttttcaatcatgtgtgttagATATCTGATATTCATTATATCCATATATTAGATATGAAAACAATATCAGTTCAATATATAGAGTACCAAATACAGAAAACTGAAATGCATAGAATTTGCCAACTATAAGATTGATAGTAATTTGGTAGACTTGAGTATTTCTAACACCGAAATGCGTACTCTGTATAAGATGCCAAAATGTTAACAGCACCATTACTTGACAAGGGAAAAAAGATAACAAGAAAACAAACCTCAGATATTAGCCTGCGTCTCCCTTCAATATCAGCAGCTAAAGCCCTTAATGAATGAGGCATATTAAGAACATCATCACCATGTCTCTCCATCAAGAATGCTGACCTGAGGTGTTGTCGATGGCTCTGGTTATTAGGTCCAGAAGACATTATAGTATCTTGTGATGGAGAAGAAGGTCCTGGAGGTAATGGGTTCAAATGACCAGTACGACCTCTGGGTTGAGAATCAACAGAGGGAAACAAGGACCAGGGTGCAAACTCTGATAATCTTTGATGATCGTGTGGTGGGGAGTTGTGGTGAGGAAGCCACGCAGGACTAGGCAAAGGAGGATTGCTGGAACTGGAGGCAATCCTTGACGAGGAAGGAATTCCTATAGATGTGCTTGCATTTCCAGAGGCCAAACTCCAACTTGTTGGATCTTGTGCTGAATTCCGAATCTCAGTTGCAGGTAGAAACGTGGTGTTCTCTGCACTATTTCTTGGAATGCTTCTTAAGTTTGCTTCTTCTCGTAATTCAGTGCCTCTTTCTCCAGATAAAAAAGTAGAAATGCTCCCAACTCTTGAGCTGGAAGCCCCATTccaaggaaacggatgcatgtTTCCCGAGAAACCAGGCATATGCATAGCATGAGACTGACTTTGAGAAGCACCTGAATTGGCTGCAACAACTGTGGTTGATCTCAAATCCAAGGAATCATTAAATGGAGCAGCTCTAGGTGATTGATGAGGAGAACAAAGACTAGAACGCCTTGCAGTCCCTACTGATGATAAATTGAATGGTACAGATTCCTCTTGTGGCCCAGTGTCAAAGTCCCGACCAAAATGCCTCGTCATACTTTCTGAGTTTCCAGTAACACTAGAAGAAGGAAAGGCATCTGAAGTAACTGCTCTTATAGCAATCCCAGTTCTTAGGTTCTGCTGCTCTGGAGTACTTCCACTGGAATAATTACATGACGGCATAGACAAACGCAAAGTGCTAGAAGGATTATTATGGGCTGGACCAGCATGCCATGAACTACTTTCAGCTTGTGGAAAGGAGCTAGAACTTCCTCCAGTATAAGACTGACCAGAAGTACCTTCAAGGGCCTTTCTCTTGCAGGATAAGCCCCAGTTTCCAAAGGATCCTGAGCCAACATCATGCTCCCCCACTATACGACCAGAGCTTCCAGATGAAGACCCAATAATATCAGATGAAACACTAGAACGAGATGTCTGATCCGTTGGTAGTCCACCTGACTTGTAGAGATTTGGGCCAATGCTAGCGGCCAATCCCTGCCCACTATTACCACTACTTCCAATATATCCAGCATTTCGATTCATGTTTTGATGGACATGACTAGAGCTGGAACCCTGAAAAAAGGATGATTCGTTTCTAACCTGATTGCCAATGTTACCCATACAAGCCCTCCCAGGAAAAATGATATTACTTGGCTCAAGTCGCCTTTCTTCTGATACAGGACCAATCCCAGAACCAGAACTGTACGAAGTTGGCCAACCATGTTCTATCTTTATCCCATCATCAACAGTCTCGTTTTGTAGAGTTGATCCCGAAGGCTCGCCAGAACTAGTGAAGCTCTGCATATCATGATTTCTAGCATTTATACGCACCTCACCAGTAGCCAAATAATGTGACAACCGGCTTTCTACTGGATTTAGAATGTTATTTAAAGTAGTTTGCTGACTCGTGCCAGCACTATTGGAAACAGATCCATGCGCAATATCAATGGTTTCTGGAAAAGAACCAATGCTACTCCCTTGCCCTTgcattattgtatatatttcacctGACAAGGTGCAAGGCACTGAAAATATTCAAAGCTCCAAGAAAAATCCAGGTAGCACTTCTCAGGAACGCCTGACATCATGTAGGAAACAGGAAAAGTTATAAGTATCAACTTaaactaaaagataaaaacttttaaacaattttagatgatgaaatcaaaaaaaaatatatatatatatatatatataaaataataataataaagaacaaGAATGTGGGGGGGAAAGAAGTCCACAGTTTATCTTTTTAAACATGGACTTTACACTTACTGTTGCATATCAAATGCTAACAAAATAATGTTGTGAAGCTCCCATCTATGACAACTTTGATAATTATACAAAATTGGTTGATCATATCTTGTATGCAGCGTCATCCGAAACCCAGGCAGGTGACATCTGAAATTTCAGAAAGACACACATTTAGTCACAAGAGGACTGAAACAGAAGACACATGAAAGAATAACTTTCTACCATGTGCCATGTAAATGTTCATTCAGCGGATTCTACTACTACAAGAGAATGCTTAGCAGAGTAATTATAGCCCCATATGGCCACCAGTGAGCAGAAAATGAAAAGCAGCCACCAGTGAGCagaaaatgaaaagcaaaacgCATAAGACAAGCTAATAAAGACTGAAGAATAAAAGAAGGGAGGAACTCTgaagaattaaaaaagaatCAGTTGGATTTAAAAAGCCCAAAGACTACAACGGAAACAGCTGAAAACTTTTGACCCCAACCCTCCCAATAGTTCAGACAGGGAATTTGGCCTCTTGCTTTAAGGTTTTTCTTTGAAACAAAGAAGGAATAACATATGAGAAAAATTGTTGCTCCAAAAAGATATCAGAAATTGATGCACCCCTTATGCCAACAATTACTTCTGTATTATTTTTTCCAACAATTCTTTGAacattaatatttcttttacaaGTGTAATTATTTTAGCTTTCTCGTTGCAAAAAATTGAACAGAACCTCAAACACCCAAATACCAATATAATGCTGGGACAACACCCAGCAAAAACCATAACAACTTATGCTAGGCATATctataaaatctcaaaattttggCATACAAAGTTTAACAAATTATtcattatgtatattatatcaGCACGATAAACGATTCTTAGACACATTGGCGTTGAAAACACGTATTCCAAATCATATACTACAGCCTCGGATCACATGCCAACACCCAAGTATTCCTCCAAAAAAGATGAAGCATGACCTCAAACGTCAATCCTCACAATAGGACGCAGCTGGTATATTCACAAAACCAACACATGACAAGCAAACAGAACAAATTAAAACAAGCACTTAATAGCATAGATAAAAGTGAGAAACTTCGGAGAGAGAGCGTTGcatttttctcaaaatcaacCTAATTGAGCTTCAAGCAATTCGATAACATCAAagccataaataaataaaacccagaAAGCACAATACAGCAAATTACCGAGCCtgaaaacaacaacaattattCAAACACAAAAATGGCTTAACGGGTCGACCGAAATCCCAAAATACCTCTCAAATTTGCtcgaaagaaaaaattaaaagattctcaaaacacaaaaaaaaaaaaaaaaaagtaccctTCATGAAAAcccaaatttcaaaaaataaggcataggaataatcaacaaaaatattaaaaaaataaaaattgggttaaggaaaagaaggagaagaaagtaCCTGAGAAGTGAGAAAAAATGAAGATCAAAGGCGAAACTGCAGGATCAAAAGGCGTCCAAATAAAGAGAACCCAGAGGCCTGCGAACAAGATTAAGAGGCGTTTCAAAGTCTCTCCCTctttcgctctctctctctcacccccactttctctctctctctctgatttTTGTCCTTCAGTTACTTTAATTTTCTGCTTTGTAGTTgggtaaagaaaatcagaacaAAGCCAAAGAAAtggattagagagagagagagagaggggtggAAATGGAGAGATgagaggagaaagagagagagagtagataCAGTAATGCGGAATCTAATCTCCCAGATGCTTAAGATTTTGGAAGAGAAGAGTGGGGTTCGGTTGGGTTGGGTTGGGTTTGAGATGTGTTGGGTTTGGCGTCTGAAagctctctctgtctctctctctctctcccaccCATCACTTTGTACACGTAGCTTGCATGCACTCACCTTGGGTCCCACTTCTCTTCCTACTTTCCTTAACATTTtcatttcttccatttttgagGTCATTAGGTGGGATGTACACCACAATTTCAATAAATACACAcacagatattatatatatatatatatacatacatatatatatatatataatattataatataattaattatttagattattaAAAATGGAAGATTTGAATCCGGGATTcctatttaaaaacattatgcGGTTTTGTCCATCGAGTTTGAGAGTGTTTTATATTCTAATCAAGTATTATTTAGAATAAGAATAGGAGCAAACTTTAATGCCATCTACTTGTAGGACTTTCAAGAAGCATTTTAATAGCAATAACAGTAACATACTAACATTACAAAATCaactatttaccaaaaaaaaaaattagaaaatcaactgaaaattcaaaaaatccaAAA
This genomic interval carries:
- the LOC125424136 gene encoding E3 ubiquitin-protein ligase MBR2: MQGQGSSIGSFPETIDIAHGSVSNSAGTSQQTTLNNILNPVESRLSHYLATGEVRINARNHDMQSFTSSGEPSGSTLQNETVDDGIKIEHGWPTSYSSGSGIGPVSEERRLEPSNIIFPGRACMGNIGNQVRNESSFFQGSSSSHVHQNMNRNAGYIGSSGNSGQGLAASIGPNLYKSGGLPTDQTSRSSVSSDIIGSSSGSSGRIVGEHDVGSGSFGNWGLSCKRKALEGTSGQSYTGGSSSSFPQAESSSWHAGPAHNNPSSTLRLSMPSCNYSSGSTPEQQNLRTGIAIRAVTSDAFPSSSVTGNSESMTRHFGRDFDTGPQEESVPFNLSSVGTARRSSLCSPHQSPRAAPFNDSLDLRSTTVVAANSGASQSQSHAMHMPGFSGNMHPFPWNGASSSRVGSISTFLSGERGTELREEANLRSIPRNSAENTTFLPATEIRNSAQDPTSWSLASGNASTSIGIPSSSRIASSSSNPPLPSPAWLPHHNSPPHDHQRLSEFAPWSLFPSVDSQPRGRTGHLNPLPPGPSSPSQDTIMSSGPNNQSHRQHLRSAFLMERHGDDVLNMPHSLRALAADIEGRRRLISEIRQVLNAMRRGENLRVEDYMLFDPFIYHGMAEMHDRHRDMRLDVDNMSYEELLALEERIGDVSTGLSEEIILKLMKQRKYVLIRTNSPPDMEPCCICQEEYDGGDDIGTLECGHDFHTNCIKQWLMQKNLCPICKTTGLLNMKED